In the Gossypium arboreum isolate Shixiya-1 chromosome 10, ASM2569848v2, whole genome shotgun sequence genome, one interval contains:
- the LOC108457634 gene encoding auxin-responsive protein IAA9-like isoform X2, producing MSPPLLGVEEEGQSRVSSPSVECISQNGLGIRERNYLGLSDFCSVDSSGVPDDNGNNLNLKATELRLGLPGSQSPERETEHCFLNSGKLDEKTLFPLLPSKDGICSSSQKSVVTGNKRGFSEVKGTIYTEKKWMGHGAVPDSQSLQPVSHGKYSVAQASVKKDGPANVVQEQPCTSNGTKVNRTDISNNSSAPTAKAQVVGWPPIRSFRTKTLTTSSKNNDEVDGKPGPGTLFVKVSMDGAPYLRKVDLRMYSTYQELSSALEKMFSCFTLGQCGAHGTPGKEILSESKLKDLLHGSEYVLTYEDKDGDWMLVGDVPWEMFIETCRRLKIMKSADAIGLAPKAMDKSKKDC from the exons ATGTCTCCGCCGTTGCTTGGTGTGGAGGAGGAAGGGCAGAGTAGGGTTTCTTCTCCATCTGTTGAATGTATCTCCCAAAATGGCttggggataagggagaggaatTATCTTGGATTATCAGATTTTTGTTCAGTTGACAGCTCCGGTGTCCCGGATGATAATGGGAATAACCTGAATTTGAAAGCCACAGAGCTGAGGCTTGGTCTTCCTGGATCCCAGTCCCCTGAGAGAGAAACTGAGCATTGCTTTCTAAACTCGGGAAAACTTGATGAGAAGACACTGTTTCCTCTACTTCCTTCTAAAGATGGAATCTGCTCATCATCCCAGAAAAGTGTTGTTACTGGAAACAAAAGGGGATTCTCTGAGGTGAAAGGCACCATATACACTGAAAAAAAATGGATGGGTCATGGAGCTGTTCCGGATTCTCAATCTCTGCAACCTGTGTCACATGGAAAATACTCTGTAGCTCAAGCATCTGTAAAGAAAGACGGGCCTGCAAATGTGGTACAAGAACAGCCTTGCACCAGTAATGGAACCAAAGTCAACCGAACTGACATTTCTAACAACAGCAGTGCACCTACTGCCAA GGCTCAGGTTGTTGGTTGGCCTCCAATAAGATCATTTAGGACTAAAACACTGACCACTTCTTCAAAGAACAATGACGAAGTTGATGGAAAACCGGGACCTGGTACTCTTTTTGTCAAGGTCAGTATGGATGGAGCTCCTTATCTGAGGAAGGTAGATTTGAGAATGTATTCAACTTACCAGGAACTGTCTTCTGCTCTTGAGAAGATGTTCAGCTGTTTCACCCTTG GTCAATGTGGGGCTCATGGTACTCCTGGGAAGGAAATCTTGAGTGAGAGCAAGTTGAAGGATCTTTTGCATGGATCGGAATATGTGCTTACATACGAGGATAAAGATGGTGACTGGATGCTGGTTGGGGATGTTCCATGGGA GATGTTTATTGAAACATGCAGGAGGTTGAAAATAATGAAGAGTGCTGATGCGATCGGATTAG CTCCTAAAGCAATGGACAAGTCCAAGAAAGACTGTTAG
- the LOC108457634 gene encoding auxin-responsive protein IAA9-like isoform X1, whose protein sequence is MSPPLLGVEEEGQSRVSSPSVECISQNGLGIRERNYLGLSDFCSVDSSGVPDDNGNNLNLKATELRLGLPGSQSPERETEHCFLNSGKLDEKTLFPLLPSKDGICSSSQKSVVTGNKRGFSEVKGTIYTEKKWMGHGAVPDSQSLQPVSHGKYSVAQASVKKDGPANVVQEQPCTSNGTKVNRTDISNNSSAPTANRAQVVGWPPIRSFRTKTLTTSSKNNDEVDGKPGPGTLFVKVSMDGAPYLRKVDLRMYSTYQELSSALEKMFSCFTLGQCGAHGTPGKEILSESKLKDLLHGSEYVLTYEDKDGDWMLVGDVPWEMFIETCRRLKIMKSADAIGLAPKAMDKSKKDC, encoded by the exons ATGTCTCCGCCGTTGCTTGGTGTGGAGGAGGAAGGGCAGAGTAGGGTTTCTTCTCCATCTGTTGAATGTATCTCCCAAAATGGCttggggataagggagaggaatTATCTTGGATTATCAGATTTTTGTTCAGTTGACAGCTCCGGTGTCCCGGATGATAATGGGAATAACCTGAATTTGAAAGCCACAGAGCTGAGGCTTGGTCTTCCTGGATCCCAGTCCCCTGAGAGAGAAACTGAGCATTGCTTTCTAAACTCGGGAAAACTTGATGAGAAGACACTGTTTCCTCTACTTCCTTCTAAAGATGGAATCTGCTCATCATCCCAGAAAAGTGTTGTTACTGGAAACAAAAGGGGATTCTCTGAGGTGAAAGGCACCATATACACTGAAAAAAAATGGATGGGTCATGGAGCTGTTCCGGATTCTCAATCTCTGCAACCTGTGTCACATGGAAAATACTCTGTAGCTCAAGCATCTGTAAAGAAAGACGGGCCTGCAAATGTGGTACAAGAACAGCCTTGCACCAGTAATGGAACCAAAGTCAACCGAACTGACATTTCTAACAACAGCAGTGCACCTACTGCCAA CAGGGCTCAGGTTGTTGGTTGGCCTCCAATAAGATCATTTAGGACTAAAACACTGACCACTTCTTCAAAGAACAATGACGAAGTTGATGGAAAACCGGGACCTGGTACTCTTTTTGTCAAGGTCAGTATGGATGGAGCTCCTTATCTGAGGAAGGTAGATTTGAGAATGTATTCAACTTACCAGGAACTGTCTTCTGCTCTTGAGAAGATGTTCAGCTGTTTCACCCTTG GTCAATGTGGGGCTCATGGTACTCCTGGGAAGGAAATCTTGAGTGAGAGCAAGTTGAAGGATCTTTTGCATGGATCGGAATATGTGCTTACATACGAGGATAAAGATGGTGACTGGATGCTGGTTGGGGATGTTCCATGGGA GATGTTTATTGAAACATGCAGGAGGTTGAAAATAATGAAGAGTGCTGATGCGATCGGATTAG CTCCTAAAGCAATGGACAAGTCCAAGAAAGACTGTTAG